The Caldicellulosiruptor changbaiensis genome has a segment encoding these proteins:
- a CDS encoding S8 family serine peptidase has product MKKRIIIIYFVLLFKCFFLIGMVYAENETHFDSLQFQNKIKKALLNDKILSYQRDYQRLLQNNVHNVDVTKVHNRQIIVKLREGKIFDANKYNCTKEKYSNSFKSNNYIIVKVPQNQDYQRTLSQIQNDPAVEFAEPNYIFKIQKMPNDTYYLSQWYLSKIKMPEVWDRFIEQKSTMLAVIDTGVDYTHPDLQGKVLPGIDLVNADNDPMDGNGHGTHVAGIIAAVTDNNIGIAGITSNAKILPIKAGDKDGYFTASTVVEAIFYAISQNVDVINLSLGGYFSSNLPLMSITDAIMQAYQKGIVVVAAAGNDATDEWTFPAAIPPVIAVSATATDDNRAKFSNFGSYIDIAAPGTNILSTIITNADYDSVKDGYTTESGTSVAAPIVSGIAALLKSIHPDWGPDEIEWALELSAYRKDPSILWDEYLGYGRVDAYAALSQVLPDLSQDAGDMPSNAKKITPFQAVTEKIDKPGDDDFFVFDIKTTSNVHIKISNVSSNLDVVGNVRKYSGDTVVYNYEMDNIGFGKSEEATLTLDPGQYYIWVYDFYNHWANSPYTVEVDVQPIDSSSQKKMEVVITNQIIFDIKLAENVTIKSVELLDGQQVIASTQDIKGTTATMVYQGEFSKTSYQIRVWSVDGRFGTASVQIQPSMKIVDIDASKGLLKIKAVVNGKLYKNGQYVKSMIKDEEYTFEGLTSDDIIQLIPTEAEGLITPATSIKQLEGSK; this is encoded by the coding sequence TTGAAAAAAAGAATAATAATTATATATTTTGTTTTGTTATTTAAATGTTTTTTCTTGATTGGCATGGTTTATGCTGAAAATGAAACACATTTTGATAGTTTACAATTTCAAAATAAAATTAAAAAAGCTCTTTTAAATGATAAAATACTATCTTACCAAAGAGACTATCAAAGGCTTTTACAAAATAATGTGCACAATGTTGATGTGACAAAGGTCCATAATAGACAAATCATAGTAAAACTTCGTGAAGGAAAAATATTTGATGCTAACAAATACAATTGTACTAAAGAAAAGTATTCAAACAGTTTTAAAAGCAATAATTACATTATTGTAAAGGTCCCCCAAAATCAAGACTACCAAAGAACTCTTTCACAAATACAAAACGACCCAGCTGTTGAATTTGCTGAACCTAACTACATATTCAAAATTCAAAAGATGCCTAATGATACATACTATCTTTCGCAGTGGTATCTTAGCAAAATAAAAATGCCAGAGGTGTGGGATAGGTTCATTGAACAAAAATCCACTATGTTGGCTGTCATAGATACAGGTGTTGACTACACACATCCAGACCTACAAGGCAAAGTTTTGCCGGGAATTGATCTTGTAAACGCAGACAATGACCCAATGGATGGCAATGGTCACGGAACGCATGTCGCAGGAATAATCGCAGCAGTGACTGACAATAATATTGGGATTGCAGGTATTACAAGCAACGCCAAGATTCTTCCAATAAAAGCAGGTGACAAAGACGGTTATTTTACAGCATCAACAGTTGTTGAGGCAATCTTTTATGCTATATCACAGAATGTAGATGTTATAAACCTAAGCCTTGGTGGATATTTCTCGTCTAATTTGCCGCTTATGTCAATTACTGATGCAATCATGCAAGCATATCAAAAAGGGATAGTAGTTGTTGCAGCAGCAGGAAATGATGCAACAGACGAGTGGACTTTTCCAGCTGCAATTCCGCCGGTCATTGCAGTTTCGGCAACAGCTACTGATGACAACAGAGCAAAATTTAGCAATTTCGGTAGTTACATTGACATAGCAGCACCAGGTACAAATATCTTGAGCACCATTATAACAAATGCTGATTACGATAGTGTAAAGGATGGATACACAACTGAAAGTGGTACCTCAGTGGCAGCACCAATTGTAAGTGGCATTGCTGCACTTTTGAAATCAATACATCCCGATTGGGGACCTGATGAGATTGAGTGGGCATTGGAACTTTCTGCATACAGAAAAGATCCAAGCATTTTATGGGATGAGTATTTAGGATATGGCAGGGTAGATGCATATGCAGCCTTATCACAGGTTCTACCTGATTTGAGCCAGGATGCTGGGGATATGCCATCAAATGCAAAAAAAATTACTCCTTTTCAGGCAGTTACCGAAAAAATTGACAAGCCGGGGGATGATGATTTTTTTGTATTTGATATCAAAACAACATCCAATGTACACATAAAGATATCAAATGTTTCTTCCAACCTTGATGTTGTTGGGAATGTTAGAAAGTATAGTGGTGATACTGTGGTATATAACTATGAAATGGACAATATAGGATTTGGAAAGTCAGAAGAAGCAACTTTAACACTTGACCCTGGCCAGTACTACATTTGGGTTTATGACTTTTACAATCACTGGGCAAATTCACCGTATACAGTTGAGGTTGATGTGCAGCCGATAGACTCATCTTCTCAAAAAAAGATGGAAGTCGTGATTACAAATCAAATCATTTTTGATATTAAGCTTGCAGAGAATGTTACAATTAAATCTGTTGAGCTTCTTGATGGTCAGCAAGTAATTGCTTCGACTCAAGATATAAAAGGTACAACTGCAACAATGGTTTACCAGGGTGAGTTTAGCAAGACATCATATCAGATTAGAGTCTGGAGTGTGGATGGAAGGTTTGGCACAGCTTCAGTGCAGATTCAGCCCTCAATGAAGATTGTTGATATTGATGCAAGCAAGGGACTGCTTAAGATAAAAGCAGTCGTAAATGGCAAACTCTATAAAAATGGACAATATGTAAAAAGCATGATTAAGGACGAAGAATACACATTTGAAGGATTAACCTCAGATGATATAATCCAATTAATTCCTACTGAGGCAGAAGGACTGATTACTCCTGCAACATCAATTAAGCAGTTGGAAGGATCTAAATAG
- a CDS encoding ABC transporter ATP-binding protein: MIELYDIYKIYKMGENEVYALNGINLKINVHEFVAIVGPSGSGKSTLMNIIGCLDTPTSGTYILDGHEVSRLNDNQLAEIRNSKIGFVFQNFNLIPQLTALENVELPLIYKGVPASMRHKLAKEALARVSLEHRMHHRPRELSGGQQQRVAIARALVTNPAIILADEPTGNLDSKSGAEIIQIFKELHAQGSTIVLITHDNNIAAQARRIVRIQDGQIIEDKEVS; this comes from the coding sequence ATGATCGAACTTTATGATATCTACAAAATCTACAAAATGGGCGAAAATGAGGTGTATGCTTTAAACGGTATTAACCTGAAAATCAATGTTCACGAGTTTGTTGCAATAGTGGGTCCATCCGGCTCAGGAAAATCAACTCTTATGAACATCATAGGCTGTCTTGACACACCAACATCTGGCACATACATACTGGATGGTCATGAAGTCAGCAGGCTAAATGACAACCAGCTTGCTGAGATTCGGAACAGCAAGATAGGCTTTGTATTTCAAAACTTTAACTTAATACCACAGCTCACAGCTCTTGAAAACGTTGAGCTTCCTTTAATCTACAAAGGTGTTCCGGCCTCTATGCGTCACAAGCTTGCAAAAGAAGCTCTTGCAAGGGTTAGCTTGGAACATAGAATGCATCACAGACCAAGAGAGCTATCTGGCGGTCAGCAGCAGAGAGTTGCAATTGCAAGGGCGCTTGTCACAAACCCAGCAATAATTCTTGCTGACGAGCCAACAGGGAACTTGGACTCAAAGTCAGGTGCTGAGATAATTCAAATATTTAAGGAACTTCATGCACAGGGTAGCACAATTGTTTTAATCACACACGACAACAACATAGCAGCTCAGGCAAGAAGAATTGTGCGGATTCAGGACGGTCAAATAATAGAGGACAAGGAGGTGAGCTGA
- a CDS encoding HD domain-containing protein, whose amino-acid sequence MSANEIYEFRDPVHGFIQVNDLELKIIDSFPFQRLRNIKQLAFSHYVYHGAEHSRFGHSLGVMHLVTKAFRTVVEKTNIFDIPQKEWYTQILRLIALIHDIGHAPFSHATEELFPDDLKHEDYSCMIATQTEIGDYIHEIGERFKKLYGKDYDITPELICSIYKGENIENPDFMFLRKFMDSELDCDKMDYFLRDSLYCGVSYGKFDLERLINTLTIWKNDEGILHLAIEKGGMHAFEEFVLARYFMFTQVYFHKTRRFLDNMLFSFLKSTLKEGKYPKDINEFLEYDDVTISELIREKSKENECAERLLKRKIMSCIYETPPHANKDQESIYNLIKNSLIRKIGKENLLFDSADKMIHQIPVKYELDSEKAIPIIDEKNKEVMSISIASEVIKKMTEPINIKRIYVTEDKKEEAEEIVNEIQNMMKRSN is encoded by the coding sequence ATGAGTGCAAATGAAATTTATGAATTCAGAGATCCAGTTCATGGTTTTATTCAAGTTAATGATTTAGAACTGAAAATCATAGATTCTTTTCCATTTCAGAGATTACGCAATATAAAACAACTGGCATTTTCCCATTACGTCTATCATGGAGCAGAACATTCAAGGTTTGGACATTCATTGGGCGTTATGCATCTTGTTACAAAAGCATTCAGGACAGTTGTTGAGAAGACAAATATTTTTGATATTCCTCAAAAAGAATGGTATACTCAGATATTGAGACTTATAGCTTTGATTCATGATATCGGACATGCTCCTTTTTCTCACGCTACAGAAGAGCTTTTTCCAGATGATTTGAAACATGAAGATTACAGTTGCATGATAGCAACACAAACAGAGATAGGGGATTATATTCATGAGATAGGAGAGAGATTCAAAAAACTCTACGGTAAAGACTATGATATTACTCCTGAGCTGATTTGTTCTATATACAAAGGAGAAAATATAGAAAATCCTGATTTCATGTTTCTAAGAAAGTTTATGGACAGTGAATTAGACTGTGACAAGATGGATTATTTTTTACGGGATTCACTTTACTGTGGTGTAAGCTATGGAAAGTTTGATTTGGAAAGGTTAATAAACACTCTTACCATTTGGAAGAATGATGAAGGTATACTTCATCTTGCTATTGAAAAAGGCGGAATGCACGCTTTTGAAGAGTTTGTTTTAGCTCGATATTTTATGTTTACACAAGTTTACTTTCACAAAACTCGAAGGTTCTTGGATAATATGCTTTTTTCTTTTTTGAAGTCTACTTTGAAAGAGGGTAAATATCCCAAAGACATTAATGAATTTTTAGAATATGACGATGTAACAATCAGTGAACTTATCAGAGAAAAGAGCAAAGAAAATGAATGTGCAGAAAGACTTTTAAAGAGAAAGATAATGAGCTGTATTTATGAAACACCACCTCATGCTAACAAAGATCAAGAATCTATTTATAATTTGATAAAAAACAGTCTTATACGAAAAATTGGCAAAGAAAATCTTCTTTTTGATTCGGCTGACAAAATGATTCATCAGATACCTGTAAAATATGAACTTGATAGTGAAAAAGCAATCCCTATAATAGACGAGAAAAACAAAGAAGTGATGTCTATAAGTATTGCTTCAGAGGTTATAAAAAAGATGACTGAACCAATAAATATAAAAAGGATATATGTTACTGAGGATAAAAAGGAAGAAGCAGAGGAAATAGTAAATGAAATACAGAATATGATGAAACGTTCAAATTAA
- a CDS encoding HlyD family efflux transporter periplasmic adaptor subunit: protein MAFKIKSLKSPKIKIGFKNKAAKRIIISILVVAILAAGGFGIYKFIQGKKNQTQTVQQRTARVTRGDITVTVSGSGPIESAQSVDLTSTVSSTITRVNFNDGDTVKKGDIIFELESQDAKDKIDSIKSQIDDVNSSIADVQESIKNLVITAPISGYVKNLNAQEGDRVSKGSTVLTIIDTSKLKVTLPFSAALFGKVKIGAPAVVYIPDISQSIQGTASYLGNTTYTNDYGGKVFDVEITISNPGALQEGMKASAEIKVGAEVYLSTQDATLEYVDKENVKAKVDGEVEEIFARNNQFVEKGAVLLKLSNDDLSKQLKNYQTQLKNLQDQLKDAEDNLENYYIKAPFDGVVTNINFKKGDNIKAGEILATVFDNKNLVFRVDIDELDIAKIKVGQKVNITVDALPETQTNPLTGKVSKIPLEGTTQNGVTTYSVTISIDNPKNLKIGMNANAEIIVNQKQDILMVPLEAVQKFGNRYFVFVKSSSQNSSQQEQTGGFFPQGGFGNNQQSSAQGSQNWRQRWQQQEGSNTESAQQSGNSQSRGSWSQNSQGTGSSSQLRTRRMASLLNNSYYKGAVLRPVEVGINNDSYIEIVSGLSEDDIVVLPPLSTGSTSTQTQTQQGFNIMGGFGGPGGGMPGEFRQFRQNQSGTGRTNQSSGSQGSNTNR, encoded by the coding sequence ATGGCATTTAAAATTAAATCATTAAAATCTCCAAAGATTAAGATTGGGTTTAAAAACAAAGCTGCAAAAAGGATTATAATTTCTATATTAGTTGTAGCCATTTTAGCGGCAGGTGGGTTTGGCATTTACAAGTTCATTCAGGGCAAAAAGAATCAAACGCAAACAGTTCAGCAGAGAACGGCAAGAGTGACACGAGGAGACATCACTGTCACCGTTTCGGGCTCCGGTCCGATTGAGTCTGCTCAGAGTGTTGATTTGACATCTACTGTCAGCTCAACAATAACAAGAGTCAACTTTAACGATGGCGACACAGTCAAAAAAGGAGATATCATATTTGAGCTTGAAAGCCAGGATGCAAAGGACAAGATTGATTCAATTAAGAGTCAGATTGACGATGTGAACTCCTCAATTGCAGATGTTCAGGAGAGCATCAAAAACCTTGTTATCACCGCACCCATTTCAGGGTATGTTAAAAATCTGAATGCTCAAGAAGGAGACAGGGTTTCAAAAGGTTCAACCGTTTTGACAATAATTGATACATCAAAGCTGAAAGTTACATTACCATTTTCAGCAGCGCTTTTCGGCAAGGTCAAGATAGGTGCGCCAGCAGTTGTTTACATTCCTGACATTTCACAGTCAATCCAGGGCACAGCAAGCTATCTTGGGAACACAACTTACACAAATGACTACGGTGGCAAAGTTTTTGATGTTGAGATCACAATCTCAAACCCCGGTGCTCTGCAGGAAGGTATGAAGGCAAGTGCTGAGATAAAGGTAGGAGCTGAAGTATATCTTAGCACGCAGGATGCAACCTTGGAGTATGTAGACAAGGAAAATGTCAAGGCAAAGGTTGACGGTGAGGTTGAAGAGATTTTTGCAAGAAACAACCAGTTTGTTGAAAAAGGAGCTGTGCTTTTAAAACTTTCAAACGATGACCTGTCAAAACAGCTCAAGAACTACCAGACACAGCTTAAAAACTTGCAGGACCAGCTAAAGGATGCAGAGGATAATTTGGAAAATTACTATATCAAAGCTCCGTTTGACGGTGTTGTGACCAACATAAACTTCAAGAAAGGCGATAACATAAAAGCGGGAGAGATACTTGCAACTGTATTTGATAACAAAAATTTAGTATTTAGGGTTGACATAGATGAGCTTGATATTGCTAAAATAAAAGTAGGGCAAAAAGTAAATATAACAGTTGATGCTCTACCAGAGACACAGACAAACCCGCTGACAGGGAAAGTATCCAAAATCCCGCTTGAGGGAACAACCCAGAACGGCGTTACAACATACTCTGTTACGATCTCAATTGACAATCCCAAGAACCTCAAGATTGGCATGAATGCAAACGCTGAGATAATAGTAAACCAGAAACAAGATATTTTGATGGTGCCGCTTGAAGCTGTCCAGAAATTCGGCAACAGGTACTTTGTGTTTGTAAAAAGCTCAAGTCAAAATAGCTCTCAGCAAGAGCAAACTGGCGGATTTTTCCCGCAGGGAGGTTTTGGAAATAATCAGCAAAGCTCTGCTCAAGGCTCACAAAACTGGCGACAAAGATGGCAGCAGCAAGAAGGCAGCAACACAGAAAGTGCACAGCAATCAGGAAATAGCCAGTCAAGAGGTTCATGGTCGCAAAATAGTCAAGGCACAGGTAGCTCTTCGCAGCTGCGAACAAGAAGGATGGCAAGTTTACTTAACAACAGTTACTACAAAGGCGCAGTTTTGCGACCTGTTGAGGTTGGTATAAACAATGACTCATACATCGAGATTGTAAGCGGACTTAGCGAAGACGATATCGTTGTCCTGCCACCGCTTTCTACAGGCTCAACAAGCACACAAACGCAAACTCAGCAGGGATTTAACATAATGGGCGGGTTTGGCGGACCAGGTGGTGGAATGCCAGGCGAGTTCAGACAGTTCAGACAAAACCAAAGCGGTACTGGCAGAACAAATCAGTCGTCTGGTTCTCAGGGAAGTAACACAAACAGGTAA
- a CDS encoding ABC transporter permease, translating into MAQFALAFKMAIKSILSNKLRSFLTMLGVIIGIWAVIAVVGLAQGSTKSITDRLQRLGTNLIQINITGRNSNRNVTYEELQQFAEQHQDDIEAIAPTVSSSVTLKYGTNTHDTTLVGTTADYSTVRDVNVSSGRFILPIDVDYRQKVALVGTYIVKDLFNGQNPIGQKIKINGQIFTVVGVLEERANSQEQSDDDQVIVPVTVAQRLTRNAIIRNFAIKITDGNRSEAVMNYLNDFLMKIYNDSTAFRVFNTAQLLDTLNSVTQTLTLMLAGIAAISLIVGGIGIMNIMLVSVTERTREIGIRKAIGAKRRNILVQFLIEASVVTGLGGVVGIILGFVTIRVMSKLNIATAIFSIPWAILAFTISLAIGIVFGLFPASKASRLNPIEALRYE; encoded by the coding sequence GTGGCTCAGTTTGCTTTGGCTTTCAAGATGGCAATAAAGAGCATCCTTTCAAATAAGCTAAGGTCTTTTCTTACTATGCTTGGTGTCATCATCGGTATCTGGGCGGTGATTGCAGTTGTTGGGCTTGCCCAGGGAAGCACCAAAAGCATAACAGACAGGCTTCAAAGGCTTGGAACAAATCTCATTCAAATAAACATCACAGGAAGAAACAGTAACAGGAACGTCACATATGAAGAGCTTCAGCAGTTTGCCGAGCAGCACCAAGACGATATTGAGGCAATAGCTCCAACTGTATCGAGCTCTGTCACGCTCAAGTATGGGACAAACACCCACGATACAACCCTGGTTGGAACAACAGCAGACTACAGCACTGTCAGAGACGTCAACGTCAGCAGCGGAAGGTTTATTTTGCCCATTGATGTGGACTACCGTCAAAAGGTTGCGCTTGTTGGGACGTACATCGTAAAGGATTTGTTTAATGGGCAAAACCCTATAGGGCAAAAGATAAAGATAAACGGGCAGATATTCACAGTTGTTGGTGTTTTAGAAGAGCGTGCAAATTCGCAGGAGCAGTCAGACGATGACCAGGTGATAGTCCCTGTAACAGTTGCGCAAAGGCTTACACGAAACGCAATCATTCGAAACTTTGCGATAAAAATCACAGATGGCAACAGAAGCGAAGCTGTAATGAACTATCTCAACGATTTTCTCATGAAGATTTATAACGACTCTACAGCTTTTAGAGTTTTCAACACAGCCCAGCTACTTGACACCTTAAACAGTGTAACCCAGACACTCACGCTTATGCTTGCCGGAATTGCTGCAATTTCGCTCATTGTCGGTGGAATTGGCATTATGAACATCATGCTTGTGTCTGTGACAGAGAGGACAAGAGAGATTGGAATCAGAAAAGCAATCGGCGCAAAGAGAAGAAATATACTTGTTCAGTTTTTGATAGAGGCATCTGTTGTGACAGGACTTGGTGGAGTGGTAGGTATAATTCTGGGATTTGTGACAATAAGAGTAATGTCAAAACTTAATATTGCAACAGCTATATTCTCAATACCATGGGCCATTCTTGCATTTACAATTTCACTTGCTATAGGGATAGTCTTTGGACTGTTCCCGGCATCAAAAGCATCGCGCCTCAACCCGATAGAAGCGCTAAGATACGAATAA